Proteins from a genomic interval of Phalacrocorax aristotelis chromosome 3, bGulAri2.1, whole genome shotgun sequence:
- the TRIM35 gene encoding E3 ubiquitin-protein ligase TRIM35 isoform X2, translated as MLQAPAQTPPRPSRRRGRCKGCRAPPARAMEKGDSPSASTSVALAPSSTATFKEELLCPICYEPFREAVTLCCGHNFCKGCVSRSWEHRHHACPVCKEASSFNDLRVNHTLNNLVEMILKEEGQRQGRVAALCPLHHEEAKLFCLEDKELACFICQSSKQHEGHKMRPVQETAADFRAKLKNMETSLRDKAKDFGAVHRSYESISKHNQVEAVRLEEQVRREFEKLHEFLRSEEKTLLAQLQEEMQRKHSLIEGKMKQLSEESRALLNEARQLQADLKEDDYTFLMTHKNRKRRIACTAEEPGAVASGMLIDIAKYLGSLQYNVWKKMLDIITVVPFSFDPNSAAGWLSVSEDLTSVTNGGYKLLVDNPERFTSAPCILGSHGFSTGFHTWEVDLGGIMNWRVGVAQPRGDTNWTFHHDARSGFWYIYRLPGKDGEMCRASNTARSEAAVGDLRRIRVELDCNEGELSFYDADRKTHIYTFHEKFGGTVFPYFYVGGTPVGTPPEALRICPLRVCVHEDVPV; from the exons ATGCTGCAGGCGCCCGCCCAGACCCCTCCCCGCCCGTCGCGGCGGAGGGGCCGCTGCAAGGGCTGCCGCGCGCCCCCGGCAAG AGCCATGGAGAAGGGAGACAGCCCCTCGGCCAGCACCTCGGTGGCCTTGGCCCCGTCCTCCACGGCCACTTTCAAGGAGGAGTTGCTGTGTCCCATCTGCTACGAACCCTTCCGGGAAGCCGTGACGCTTTGTTGCGGCCACAACTTCTGCAAGGGCTGCGTGAGCCGTTCCTGGGAGCACCGGCACCACGCGTGCCCCGTCTGCAAGGAGGCCTCCTCCTTCAACGACCTGCGCGTCAACCACACGCTCAACAACCTGGTGGAGATGATCCTCAAGGAGGAAGGGCAGCGGCAGGGCCGGGTGGCTGCCCTCTGTCCCCTCCATCACGAGGAAGCCAAGCTCTTCTGCCTGGAGGACAAGGAGTTGGCGTGTTTCATCTGCCAAAGCTCCAAGCAGCACGAAGGGCACAAGATGCGGCCGGTGCAAGAGACGGCGGCGGATTTCAGg GCCAAGCTGAAGAACATGGAGACCTCCCTGCGGGATAAGGCGAAGGATTTTGGAGCCGTGCATCGCTCCTACGAGTCCATCTCCAAACACAACCAG GTGGAAGCGGTGCGGCTGGAGGAGCAGGTCAGGAGGGAGTTTGAGAAGCTGCACGAGTTCCTGCGGAGCGAGGAGAAGACGCTGCTggcccagctgcaggaggagatgcAGCGCAAGCACAGCCTCATCGAGGGCAAGATGAAGCAGCTCTCAGAGGAGAGCCGGGCCCTGCTCAATGAAGCCCGCCAGCTCCAGGCAGACCTCAAGGAGGATGACTACACCTTCCTCATG ACCCACAAGAACCGCAAGCGCAG GATCGCCTGCACGGCCGAGGAGCCAGGGGCCGTGGCCTCAGGGATGCTCATTGACATCGCCAAGTATCTGGGCTCGCTGCAGTACAATGTGTGGAAGAAGATGCTAGACATCATCACCGTAG TCCCCTTCAGCTTTGACCCCAACTCCGCGGCGGGCTGGCTCTCGGTGTCCGAGGACCTGACCAGTGTCACCAATGGGGGCTACAAGCTGCTGGTGGACAACCCCGAGCGCTTCACCTCGGCCCCCTGCATCCTGGGCTCCCACGGCTTCTCCACCGGCTTCCACACCTGGGAGGTGGACCTGGGTGGCATCATGAACTGGCGCGTGGGGGTGGCCCAGCCACGTGGTGATACCAACTGGACCTTCCACCACGATGCTCGCTCCGGCTTCTGGTATATCTACCGCCTGCCCGGGAAGGACGGCGAGATGTGCCGAGCGTCCAACACGGCACGTTCGGAGGCGGCAGTGGGTGACCTGAGACGGATCCGGGTGGAGCTGGACTGCAACGAAGGGGAGCTGTCCTTCTACGACGCCGACCGCAAAACCCACATCTACACTTTCCACGAGAAGTTTGGTGGCACCGTCTTCCCCTATTTCTATGTGGGGGGCACACCGGTGGGCACGCCGCCCGAGGCACTCCGCATCTGTCCCCTCCGGGTCTGCGTCCACGAGGATGTCCCCGTCTAG
- the TRIM35 gene encoding E3 ubiquitin-protein ligase TRIM35 isoform X1, whose translation MLQAPAQTPPRPSRRRGRCKGCRAPPARAMEKGDSPSASTSVALAPSSTATFKEELLCPICYEPFREAVTLCCGHNFCKGCVSRSWEHRHHACPVCKEASSFNDLRVNHTLNNLVEMILKEEGQRQGRVAALCPLHHEEAKLFCLEDKELACFICQSSKQHEGHKMRPVQETAADFRVCEGPEGVSSPQAKLKNMETSLRDKAKDFGAVHRSYESISKHNQVEAVRLEEQVRREFEKLHEFLRSEEKTLLAQLQEEMQRKHSLIEGKMKQLSEESRALLNEARQLQADLKEDDYTFLMTHKNRKRRIACTAEEPGAVASGMLIDIAKYLGSLQYNVWKKMLDIITVVPFSFDPNSAAGWLSVSEDLTSVTNGGYKLLVDNPERFTSAPCILGSHGFSTGFHTWEVDLGGIMNWRVGVAQPRGDTNWTFHHDARSGFWYIYRLPGKDGEMCRASNTARSEAAVGDLRRIRVELDCNEGELSFYDADRKTHIYTFHEKFGGTVFPYFYVGGTPVGTPPEALRICPLRVCVHEDVPV comes from the exons ATGCTGCAGGCGCCCGCCCAGACCCCTCCCCGCCCGTCGCGGCGGAGGGGCCGCTGCAAGGGCTGCCGCGCGCCCCCGGCAAG AGCCATGGAGAAGGGAGACAGCCCCTCGGCCAGCACCTCGGTGGCCTTGGCCCCGTCCTCCACGGCCACTTTCAAGGAGGAGTTGCTGTGTCCCATCTGCTACGAACCCTTCCGGGAAGCCGTGACGCTTTGTTGCGGCCACAACTTCTGCAAGGGCTGCGTGAGCCGTTCCTGGGAGCACCGGCACCACGCGTGCCCCGTCTGCAAGGAGGCCTCCTCCTTCAACGACCTGCGCGTCAACCACACGCTCAACAACCTGGTGGAGATGATCCTCAAGGAGGAAGGGCAGCGGCAGGGCCGGGTGGCTGCCCTCTGTCCCCTCCATCACGAGGAAGCCAAGCTCTTCTGCCTGGAGGACAAGGAGTTGGCGTGTTTCATCTGCCAAAGCTCCAAGCAGCACGAAGGGCACAAGATGCGGCCGGTGCAAGAGACGGCGGCGGATTTCAGg GTTTGCGAGGGTCCTGAAGGCGTCTCCTCCCCGCAGGCCAAGCTGAAGAACATGGAGACCTCCCTGCGGGATAAGGCGAAGGATTTTGGAGCCGTGCATCGCTCCTACGAGTCCATCTCCAAACACAACCAG GTGGAAGCGGTGCGGCTGGAGGAGCAGGTCAGGAGGGAGTTTGAGAAGCTGCACGAGTTCCTGCGGAGCGAGGAGAAGACGCTGCTggcccagctgcaggaggagatgcAGCGCAAGCACAGCCTCATCGAGGGCAAGATGAAGCAGCTCTCAGAGGAGAGCCGGGCCCTGCTCAATGAAGCCCGCCAGCTCCAGGCAGACCTCAAGGAGGATGACTACACCTTCCTCATG ACCCACAAGAACCGCAAGCGCAG GATCGCCTGCACGGCCGAGGAGCCAGGGGCCGTGGCCTCAGGGATGCTCATTGACATCGCCAAGTATCTGGGCTCGCTGCAGTACAATGTGTGGAAGAAGATGCTAGACATCATCACCGTAG TCCCCTTCAGCTTTGACCCCAACTCCGCGGCGGGCTGGCTCTCGGTGTCCGAGGACCTGACCAGTGTCACCAATGGGGGCTACAAGCTGCTGGTGGACAACCCCGAGCGCTTCACCTCGGCCCCCTGCATCCTGGGCTCCCACGGCTTCTCCACCGGCTTCCACACCTGGGAGGTGGACCTGGGTGGCATCATGAACTGGCGCGTGGGGGTGGCCCAGCCACGTGGTGATACCAACTGGACCTTCCACCACGATGCTCGCTCCGGCTTCTGGTATATCTACCGCCTGCCCGGGAAGGACGGCGAGATGTGCCGAGCGTCCAACACGGCACGTTCGGAGGCGGCAGTGGGTGACCTGAGACGGATCCGGGTGGAGCTGGACTGCAACGAAGGGGAGCTGTCCTTCTACGACGCCGACCGCAAAACCCACATCTACACTTTCCACGAGAAGTTTGGTGGCACCGTCTTCCCCTATTTCTATGTGGGGGGCACACCGGTGGGCACGCCGCCCGAGGCACTCCGCATCTGTCCCCTCCGGGTCTGCGTCCACGAGGATGTCCCCGTCTAG